tctaccacttgagccacatcaccacttccagccttttgctgtctgtgatcctcagatctcagtttcttttttttttttttttttttttttttggccagtcctgggccttggactcagggcctgagcactgtccctggcttcttcccgctcaaggctagcactctgccacttgagccacagcgccgcttctggccattttctgtatatgtggtgctggggaatcgaacctagggcctcgtgtatccgaggcaggcactcttgccactaggctatatccccagccccctcagtttcttgaatagctaggattacaggcaagagccattggtgcctgacttcctttttttttttttttttttttttttgagacagggtctcatggtacagtccaggctggtctcataCTTAACCAtcttcctccctcagcctcctcaatGCTGGGGTTACAGACACATGCATTATGGAGCACACCCTGGTAGAGTCCTGTTCTCTCATCTTACAGAGGTCATCTGCAAAATATGCTTATGAGGACACATACTTAATGCACACTTGGAAACAGTGCCTGACATACATGAAtaaaatctgctttttttttttttttttgagacagtgtcttgctatccaacctgggctggccttgaacttctgatGTTGCTTGAGCTGCTGTTATGCAATTCACATGTCCTCTGTGGATTGCGAGAGTGCCTGTCATTATGATGTGGATGATAGAAGGGCACCTGTCATGGCCTAGTGGCTTAGTGCATGTCTCCTTAACATTTGGCGGGTGTGGGCAAGCCTGTGTTCCTGGTTTGGGTCTTGGTGTTTTATCTGTTTCTTGTGGCCTATCTTTCTAGTTCCAGGCAAGCCTCATCACCCTCCTCCACTCCAGGTTGACCTATCACACTCTCTCAGCGCCCAGATGTAGGGCGTTTCCTTCTTAAGCTGACAATTGACTCCTTGCCCACATCGAGCTcagcacagcacacacacatccGGACCCTGACTGGCGTGCGAGACACAGGCAGGACACTGCTGGACTCAAAGGTGAGCCCCATGTGGGAGAACCTTGGAGCAGAGCACAGCTGGAGAGGTTTTGCAAGGCAAGGTCCTTGCAGGTCACAAGCCACCTTGAAAAGGGAGCCAGAGAACTGGAGCAAATACTCAAGAGTGAGGGGACAGGATAATTAAATTCTACTTGTTTCTCTAACCAGGAAGATGACCCTGCTTCCAGCCAACAAGGACATCATTTCTAAAGGAATGAAGGAATTTAATGTTCTGCTGAACCAACAGGTAAGCCTGGATTCCCTGTTTCAAAGGGCAGGCCCGGAGAGAGTGTGCGAACAGAGGAGAATGATTCTTCTCTAGATACAATGCTGCAAGGGTAATGGTGATGTTGAGAGAAGCTAGAGGCAGTGAATTCAAAGCAGAGAAAGGAGGATGTAAGAATTTGTGAAGCTGGCCTTCCTTTTCATGCTCAAGGtgggtactctaccgcttgagccacacctctacttccagctttctgctggttaattagggataagctTCTCACCAacacttctgcctgggctggttttgagctgtgatcctcagatcacagcctcctgagtagttaggattacagaggcCAGGATCCAGTCACCACCAATGAGCCACCGGTATGCAGCCTGTTCTAGCATTCCTGAGTCAACTTACCACATTTTCTCTTGCCAACTCCCTACCCCCCTCAGGTTTTTGAGGATCCTTTTGTATCTGAGGAAGATATGGCAAAGGTGGTGAATGACTGGGTGAGCCTCTACATCAACTACTACAGTAAGCACACTGTAGGGGAGCCCCAGGAGCAAGACACGGCTCTGAAGGAACTTCGGCAGGAGCTGATGTCTCTGGCCAGCCCTTTCCTGGAGAAGTACAAGGCCTTCCTGAAATCTCAGGAGCATCCAAATCAGGCATCTAGCTCTTCATCTCCAGAAAACCCCTAAACCCTGTCTCTGTGTGTTTCATGTGTTTCATGTTGGTATCACTCTACAGTGACACCCCAATAAAGACCAAGACTGATTTTGGCtaaacttctggctctttctccaTCCTCTTTGCTTTGTGAAAGCTGTTGGTTTATTTTACTTCAATCCTTTTTAGCTGTGGCCTTGGAGAATGAATTCTCTAGAGGAGAGGTAAGCAGCACTGGGCAGTACTATCATACAATAGTGAACAATCTGGGCAGGGATGGTAGAGAAAgtgttgggggaaggggaggagaaaagaggcagaacaaagaaaaggagaaaaaagcctTCCAGAAATTGTGGTCGTGTGACCTGTTTGCCTAAAAGAAAGTTGTTGCTGGCCTGTTCATTTGGCTGTAGGGCTATGGTCTCTATTTTTCAATCCCCATTCACTTGGCTAACCCAGCTTGAACAGTATTCCAGGATTTTCTACCACAGAATAACCTCCCCCTCTGGAGACTTTCAGGACTATGGCGGTACTTTATGGAGTTGAAAAGGATCTTGGGAACTACCCTGCCCATCTCCTGTATTTCAGATAGGAAATCCCTTTTCTTAGGCTTCACCCTCCTTCAGCCTCAGATCTTTGACCATGAAGGAATAGCATCAGCTGGAAGCCTCCTTCTGTCACTTACCTGGGTGGGACCCCTGTTCTTTCAGATCCTTATTTTAGGGTTTTTGAGTGGATCTAGGGCCAGGGCAGTCTCACTGccctaaaacaaaacacaacaattaaaaaaaaaaaaaagaccacagggCTCTCTCCTGAGACAGTCAGAGGGCTCAAGTGGGGCTCAGGATAACAGCAATGCAGAGGGCGTGGCCTAAGGGTGGAGGGGGTGTGGACTGAGGGTGGATGGGTATGGCCTAATGGTGGAGCATCTGGGTATGATGGCCAAGAGAGTGTCAATTAGGGGCAGTTgtgcaggggggcgggggaaggcatTTTCAGAGCTCTGGCTTCAGTGAGAAAAGTCTGGACCTCAGAGGGATCGTCCCTTAGCTCCTAGCATTAGCAGGCTTTCTCCTCCAGTCAATGTCTCTGGTGAATAGCACTTGACCCAGAAAGGTTCCCCATTACACTTTCACACCAAGGGGTCATGGTGGTGGCTCTGTGTTTCTGCTCCTCAGTGATAGTTTGTTCCCTTCGGAGGCTGTTCATCTAGTCACAAGGTGACTGAGAACCATTTTCTAGGGCTGGAAAGGGCTTATTCTGGGCCCATCTGTGACAAGGTCACCTGGGCCCCTGCCAGAGAgtaaggggtgggggaaggagggcggTGACTGAGAGAAAGGGGCACAGCGAGGGTGCAGGCTGTGGGTGGGATTTCATCCTCCTCCATGGACAAAGAAGTGACAGCTGAGGTCCCTGCTGGATTCCTGTGACTGCTTAGTCTGGATTGCTGCAGTATGGAGAGCTCAGGATCAGTGTTCTAGAACTCTGAGACCCGCACAAGTGGGGTCCTCCCTCTATTGTTTTGGATTTGGTTTACAGATCTCTCATttaggaaggaggggggaaacaACATGTTCCCCGTGGTAGCTGTGCCTACCCTGTGAATTATAAGAGGGGATGTGTCTTTTAGGTGGCTGAGGTACAAATCCCATCTCATCATCTACCATCTATATTAGCTGGGAGAAGGGACCCTGCCAGAGCTTCAGTTTCCCTCAGTGTAGAGTGGGGTGATTTGCAGTCCCCGAGAGCAGCATCTGTCAGGCTATCACATATGTCCACATCTGACATTCTTACTGTTTTACTTCTCAGTCCATCACATCATTTGGGTTCTGCTGAAATCCAAGGCCCCTTTTTTCGTGGGCATCCAGTcttggcacaaaagctcagcatgAATCTAGGGTTATGTGCCTCTAACATCCTGGGAATGGAAGGCTGAGAAATCACAGGAACACTTTCTTGGCAAGAAAGTGAGATAAacgagccaggtgctggtggctcacacttataatcttagctactcaggaggctgagatctgaggattgtggttcaaagccagcctgggcagcaaagtccatgagactcttgtttctccaattaaccaccaataatggggttgtggctcaagtaacaaagcactagccttgagcaagaaagctttgggatagccctgagttcaagccccagggcctgcgcgctctctctttctctctctctccccctcctctctctctttctctccctccctcccccctctctctctgtctcccctgcccccccaccccccacccaaagGTAGATTGGAGGGAAGAGCCAGTAGAAGAGGGGGATAGAAGTACATTCTACATATGTACAAAAGTAATATAATGAAACTcacataaaattattaaaagggagagagagctgggcactgttgactcacatctgtaatcctagctactcaagaggctgacatctgaagataacagttcaaagccagcctgggtaggaaagcctgtgagactcttatctctaatatgctactcagaaaaagccagaaatggctgcTTTGGCCCAaaaggtagagtgcaagccttgagcgcaaaaaggttcagggacagtgcccaggcccagagttcaagacagaggaccagaaacaaacaaatcaaaaggggaggggagaagagggtttaagaaagagtaatatagACAGGATGAATCTGATCAAAGTAaatcatatgcatgtgtataaatATCACATTGAAATCTCTTTATGTAATGAattcatgctaataaaaaattcaaaacaagatTAGAAAAATCCTCCCAATGTGCTtcagacaagaaaaacaaagcaggaagAATGGTCCTTTATATTAGTAAGTTCAGTGTTGGATAGTATCAGGCAAGGGCTGTAACTGGGTCCTGGAAGATGAAACTAAAACTCACCTCTGCTGAGCTCCCGAGTCTTAATGCCCTCTCTGATGGTGTCATTTTTCTGAGAGGTCTACCTCCAAGATGAAAAGATGTGCATCATCTGTCAGCCAtgtagcagaaaaacaaaaacaaccccccccccccaggtttaaATCCTGAGGCCTCATTCAATTTGCTTGGCCACATGCTCAGGCCTTAACCAATCATGCCAACCAGACCAGAATGGTCTTTGGTGATTGGCTAGGCTGGAGGCCATGTGACTTCTGTCTTCCAGGTGTCCTGGAAGCTATTTCTCCTACATCTAGGTGGAAGAGACTGTGGTCACCGGGAGAGCAGGGTTAGGAGTGGATCCTCTGCTTCCTGTGGCCTTATTTCTTGTGATGTTGTTCTGTAAACAAACATTCACTGAGCAGCTATTATGTGTCAGGGTCTCAGGACGTGCTAGATTCAAGGAACCACATGACTGACCGATAATATTCTTCATCTTGAGATGGTGTGCAAGCAGAGCGCAGGCAAGTCAAGCAGACCAATATAGAGGGGGGTTAGGCCGCATTTAAAAGctcaaacagggctggggatatggcctagtggcaagagtgcttgcctcctatacatgaggccctgggttcaattccccagcaccacatatacagaaaatggccagaagtggcgctgtggctcaagtggtagagtgctagccttgagcaaaaaagaagccagggacagtgctcaggccctgagttcagggcctaggactggccaaaaaaaaaaaaaaaaaaagctcaaacagGACAAATGGGTTGAAGAAGGTCCCTGGAGGCTCAGGGAGACGGGCAGATAGGGGCCCCATGAGCATGCGCCGCCGACGGGGCAGAAGCAAGAGGAAGGGGGCGTTAGAAAAGCGAGGCACTAGCAGACCTGATCACTCTCATCTCCTCACCTGGGAGTGCTCAGGTTGGTGTTTGTGCGCGTCTCACTCGCTATCTGATCTTCAGCAccaaggacagcgcccaaggTGCTGGGACCGGTGAGCGctaagggggtgggggatgtgTGGAAAggcctcttcccaccccccccccacccgagaAAGACGGCGTGTCCCCATGGTAGTCACTCCTCGTGTCCTAGGGCGtcagggggcaggggaggcccTGGACTATTGCTGCTGCGGCCTCGCCCGCGGAAACGTCCGGCTGGGCCAGCGGGGCGCGCGCCTGGGCTGGACCTTCGGCTGCAGGCCAGAGCGCAAGGGCGTTGCGCGCGGCCTCGGGTCGCCAGCCCGGGGACACAGGATGCAGTAGGCAGCTCGCGCCCCCGCGGGTCGTTGCTGTGGCCCCCCCGGCCCAACCCCCAAACACGCCGCCAATGTCCATTGTTTCCTTCAGCTCCAATGTCAGTTTGTACAAGGGCAGGGCCTCCGCGCAGGGAGTTTGCGGGCTTCCTTCTTGCAGGGGAGTCTGGAAGGCTCAACATTTCCAGCAGGTCCTTTCCTAGCCGAGGCCCGCCTCTCCAAAGCCGAACCATCCCGCGAACCCACGGCTTCTCAGGTAcgcgaggagggagggaggggaaactgaggcccccccccaccccgtactTGCCGCGGACGCTGCTGAAGGTTTGGTACCAAGTGTGTGATCCAGTTCACCCTCgaagggaaaacacacacacacacacacacacgtaagccCAAGGGGTGGAGAAACCATAGACATGGGCCAAAGAACGAGGAAATTCTTTCTACCTACCTCTGAGGATTCCAGAAAAGGGTTAAGTGTTgtatatttgtaaaaaaaaaaaaaaaaaagccttcactATTTTCTTGTTACTTCAAATATTCACTGCACTGTTTTTATAGGTGTGCGACCACATGGATGAAtgttttaggggtgtgtgtgtgtgtgtgtgtgtgtgtgtgtgtgtgtgctggtcctggggcttgaaatcagggcctgggcaccgaccTTGAACtcttttcttccccctcaagactagtgctctaccacttgagccacagccaattccagcgttttgctggttaattggaggtaagagtctcacagtctcttctgcaccagctggctttgaacatcgatcctcatatcccagccacctgagtggcaaggatgacaggcatgaatcaccagtggcATGAGTTATTTTTTATTGGCATATATTAGTTATGGAGGGGTTTCAATGCTGCATCTGCACACATGTTTACTGGGTAGCTTGGGAGTACTGAGGGGCAAAGCTGGTGCTTTGTGGAATAGAGGGACTGGAGATAATGGAATGGAGGGACAGGTGACAGCTGGCACCTGAGAGGGTATCCTGAGGATTATTGTGTAGTTTGTGCCATTATCAGGCCAGAAGCAGcagtagctgtggctcaatgaaGGGGATAATAAGAGTGGAGTGTAGTAGATATAAAAGTTGattacgtctgtaatcctagctactcaggaggctgagatatgaggataatggttcaaaggcaacctgggaagaaaagtccctgtgagacccttatcttcaatgaaccactcaaaaactggaagtggcactgtggctccagtggtagagcgctagccttgagcacagagaggctcagggacagcgcccaggccctgagttcaagccctgcaactgaaaaaagaaaagacaagacaagGTCTAGTTGATTATGTATTAAGAGGGGGAaaaaggcaaaagagactaaaagaAGGATACACAGacaaataaacagataaacaaaaacagatctatcattctagctactggcTAAGTGTGTATAGGTAACAAGataccaggagctggtggctcacacctgcaatcccagctactcaggaggttgagagctgaggatcacagactgaagccagacagaaaaatctttgacactcatctccaattagccattaaaaataaaagctgagggctggggatatggcctagtggcaagagtgcctgcctcatatacatgaggccctgggttcgattccccagcaccacatatacagaaaaatggccagaagtggcgctgtggctcaagtggcagagtgctagccttgagcaaaaaagaagccagggacagtgctcaggccctgagtccaaggcccaggactggcaaaaaaaaaaaaaaaaaagctgaaagtggaagtatggatcaattggtagagtgacagccttagAAGaagaagctaatggacagtgaccaagccctgaatccaaaccccagtaccggcATGAAATAAATGTGAAGATAAGTAGGAAGGACTGTGGATGAGGAAACAGAAGTAGAAGAAAGCATGCGCAAGAGAAGTAGAAAATTTGTCGACAGAGGAAATGtgctgatgatcaaggttcaccTGAAAAGGGAAGATATAATTTAAGGTGTAATTTGAATATTGAGAGGTGTGTGTCTCAGATATAGTGATTGCAAATAAAGAAacaggcctggtgctggtggttcacacctagctattcaggaagctgagatcatggttcaaagccagcacagtcaGCAatatctctgtgagactcttatctccaattaaccaccagaaaactggaagtggtgctgagctCAAGCGTTAGAGCGCTAGGctgaagctgaagagctcatggacagtgctcaggccccgagttcaagccccacgactgacaaaaaataaaaaaaaagagaaagtagaagTAAAGAATACAGAGGGAACAGGCAGATCAAATGcacaaaaagaacaataaaaagttgatttaaaagaataataaagtacATTCattgccagtggctaatgcctctcaatctagatattcaggagatggagacctggaagatcttggtttgaagccagcctgagtagaaagatCTGTGAGATTTCACatctaattaacaagcaaaacactgaactggaggcatgcctcaagtgaGAAGAGTAACAGTTCTGAGCAAATAAGCCGAGCAAGAgcctgaggctttgagttcaagccatagtacacacacacaaaagaataaaatctaTTAAGAAAGTATAGATGAAGAAACATCTAATAAAAAACAGCATAatgaaacagttaaaaaaaattcagttctcAGCTGTTGTTGAATTGCTCTGTCCAGCAGGTGGCAACATAGTTCCGGGCTCCACTCACTGCCATGGTGAGTTTCCAATGGAGACAGGAGCTTAGTGATGCAATTCCAGTCTCCTTCCCACCCCTTGCTCACTGTCTACTTCCTGTGTGGCGTCCTTGGTTACACACGCACAGTCTGTTGGGTTCTACAGTTCCTGTGGGTGTTCTCCTGTCCTGCTGCCTCTCTTCATGCTCCTGCTGTCCTTTCCTGTAGGAAGCTGACGGAGTGATGCTCACTCCCCGCCCACCCACCGGTTCATGCTTCATCTTTTGTTTCCCTGGTGAGGTTTGGGGTGCAGTTGCTGTGCCTGTGATTGGCAGCCTGCAGACTCTCCTCCAGGGTCTTTGCTGCATGGCTCCTTGACTGGGCTGCTGGTGGCATTTAGAGCATTGGTGACCTGCTTCAAGAGTTGCTAAATTGAAGTAACTCTTGCTAAGACACATTTTCATAGTTTTTGTTGAGTAGCTGGAAATTTCTGCCTACTTCTAAATTACCATCTTAGCTCCTCCCAAAGTTTGAAaaattgtcggggctggggatatggcctagtggcaagagtgcctgcctcatatacatgaggccctgggttcgattccccagcaccacatatacagaaaatggccagaagtggcgctgtggcccaagtggcagagtgctagccttgagcgggacgaagccagggacagtgctcaggccctgagtccaagccccaggactggccaaaaaaaaaaaaaatgttattagtgtatattaattatacaagggAGGGGTTCATTGTGAAATTTACATACAGGCATACACTATATCTCCATCAAATTCACCCTTTGTCACCTTTCCTGGTCCCCTTTGtctccttcttaaaacaatttcaacagcttTGTTTTATAGCCTAATACAGGTTAttttcttgccattttttttttgccagtcctggggcttgaactcagggcctgggtgctgtccctgagcctttttgtgctctaggctagtgttctaccacttgagccacagcaccacttccatgaaTCAAACATCTTAATGTAAgaactgaaactttgaaactactacaggCAAACACAGGGAAGACTGGAAGATATATGAATAATTGTTTTCTGAATAGGACTCTAATTGCTTCTGAAATAAGGAAACAACGATTAGAAtcaaaaggcagaaggggagaaAAATCTTCATCTATGAATCCATGGCTAAAAGATTAAATATCCACAACATAAAAAGTACTCAACAAGTTAAACAGTGAAAGAAATAACCCAAATTAATAGATGAGTAAGTGAACAGAACAGATAGTTCCCAGAAGAAGAAACACAGAGGGCAAATAActactgtctctcagctttttttgttcttgttgttgttcacaGTTGATATTCTACCATCTAAGCCATGCCTCCTCTGctgacatttttctggttaactgatgATAAATGTTTCTTTGCTTTGTCTGTCTGGATTCAAGtgtcaagcctcagatctcagcctcttgagtagctaggagtttagatgtgagctaccagtgccaggctttttatttgttttcagccATTGTAAGTTAACAGGGCCCAGAGTATAATTGACAATATTGCATgccatcagtgacttacttccTTCAGCTAGGCTGCATCTCCCATAACGTTGCCATCACTTCACTAAATAGTCCCACTGGGTGGGGACCAGATATCCCACACAAAATGATGAGTAAATTGTTAAAGCACcacaccaataaaaataaataaatcagacatAGTATGTGACTTTAATGAGAATACCTTCATTTTTATTGGTGGGACTTTCCTCTAAAACATCCATGTTTTCTTCACAGGGAAGAATTAAACTTTTCATGTATACTTTGGAAGCAGAGCCAATAACAAAATGAGACCATCAAAGCATTCATCATCTGGGAACAACAAACATCCAAGTTATAGCACTGGCATTGATTTTTTCAAGTCCAAAGAGAAAGCCACTACAAAAGGAACACGGGACAGAATTGAGCCAATGGTCCTCAGGTCTCCACCCACAGGAGAATCTCTTGTACAATATGCTCTGCCCCTCCCATCCAGTAGGGCAATGGACTcagaagaagatgaaaaagaagaagaagaagaaataatagaagACGATGACATATTGGTCAGGAAGATTGCTAGACACCTGGATAAGGTAAGATACTTGCATGGTTCTCATGGCAATAGGGTAGCAATCTTGTTGAGCTTAGGGCCGAGGTGTTGTTCCCTGACTTTTCTTTTgcagtagtgctctaccacttgaatcacacctccccttccagctttttgctagttaattggttatgagtctcatagatttttctgcctaaactggcttcaagttatgatcctcagatctcagccttctggagagctagaattatagacacgaGCCTCTGGCACAACTTTCTGAGGAGAGGTCTTTGTATACCTTAGAAACATCACCTCTTCATGTTGGAAAAAAATCCACTttactctgagcttctttttcttttatatagtcATCCAGAATTGAGTTGGAAATGTATGAAACATTGAGAATCATGAAACTACTTCATCAACCTTCTGAAACACCCGTTTGTTGAAAGTTTGA
This genomic stretch from Perognathus longimembris pacificus isolate PPM17 chromosome 23, ASM2315922v1, whole genome shotgun sequence harbors:
- the LOC125340990 gene encoding alpha-hemoglobin-stabilizing protein codes for the protein MTLLPANKDIISKGMKEFNVLLNQQVFEDPFVSEEDMAKVVNDWVSLYINYYSKHTVGEPQEQDTALKELRQELMSLASPFLEKYKAFLKSQEHPNQASSSSSPENP
- the Ccdc7 gene encoding coiled-coil domain-containing protein 7; amino-acid sequence: MVLRSPPTGESLVQYALPLPSSRAMDSEEDEKEEEEEIIEDDDILVRKIARHLDKAGTDMNSFLICCSQFAAQLEETIKEERNFLAY